A genomic segment from Actinoplanes sichuanensis encodes:
- a CDS encoding ATP-binding protein, with translation MPFWLAAWRQARLEPPPTQLAFTLPATTTLGWRLRNLRGPQPRVLTTMYEARRAIAGRMSRDNRLQTRLPSLPASVRTARHLVAQGCRTWHLPHLQHDALLIVSELSTNAVQHAATDFVVTLTRDDASLRVAVRDGASPFPRPGDPQLTGPQALLGERGQGPRLVHTLATAWGVMSAHGGKVVWANVQ, from the coding sequence GTGCCGTTCTGGCTCGCCGCCTGGCGCCAGGCTCGTCTCGAACCGCCGCCGACGCAGTTGGCGTTCACCCTGCCGGCTACGACAACGCTCGGCTGGCGGTTGCGCAACCTTCGAGGACCACAGCCACGCGTGTTGACCACCATGTACGAAGCCCGCAGAGCGATCGCCGGGCGCATGTCACGCGACAACCGGCTACAAACCCGCTTGCCCAGTCTACCGGCCTCCGTCCGTACCGCCCGCCACCTCGTCGCTCAGGGATGCCGCACCTGGCACCTGCCACACCTGCAGCATGACGCACTGCTGATCGTGTCCGAGCTGTCCACCAACGCCGTGCAGCACGCCGCAACCGACTTCGTCGTCACCCTGACACGTGACGACGCCTCCCTGCGGGTGGCAGTCCGCGACGGAGCCTCCCCGTTTCCGCGTCCCGGCGATCCCCAACTCACCGGTCCGCAGGCCTTGCTTGGCGAACGGGGGCAAGGCCCGCGGCTGGTGCACACCCTCGCTACCGCATGGGGCGTCATGTCGGCACACGGCGGTAAAGTCGTCTGGGCCAACGTGCAATGA
- a CDS encoding MIP/aquaporin family protein: protein MEIARPVTMRPNAVDARAAGVEFGLTTTFMATVFSLVHWGIGTAPPSASANELRIRVAAVSILVGLTIVGFADSRPGRFSGAHMNPAITLGVFAAGLLPARRVLPYLLAQSAGSIAAAALLRVAWGPSVSGGPVRWAVVQPGPGWPDASVAVAEAATLLVIVGVMCWMTACRPHWRAVWVVGGLFGLQGALLGTITGGSANPARQLGPALLSGEFHLLAVYLVAPVAGGVLAGWTAHRLQHARNVRRPVLAWPTPPERRARPSSAVLNPAVAVGRSPGREQ from the coding sequence ATGGAGATCGCAAGGCCCGTGACCATGCGGCCCAACGCCGTCGACGCACGTGCCGCCGGAGTCGAGTTCGGCCTCACCACGACGTTCATGGCCACCGTTTTCAGCCTGGTCCACTGGGGGATCGGCACCGCCCCGCCGAGTGCCTCGGCGAACGAACTACGCATCAGGGTCGCCGCCGTGTCGATCCTCGTCGGCCTGACCATTGTCGGGTTCGCCGATTCCCGGCCGGGACGGTTCAGCGGTGCGCACATGAATCCGGCGATCACCCTGGGTGTCTTCGCTGCCGGCCTCCTGCCGGCCCGGCGTGTCCTGCCCTACCTCCTGGCCCAGAGTGCTGGGTCGATCGCCGCGGCGGCTCTCCTCAGAGTCGCCTGGGGCCCCTCAGTGTCCGGGGGGCCTGTCCGTTGGGCGGTGGTGCAGCCGGGACCGGGTTGGCCTGACGCGTCGGTCGCCGTCGCTGAGGCGGCGACTCTGCTGGTCATAGTGGGGGTGATGTGCTGGATGACGGCCTGCCGACCGCATTGGCGGGCGGTGTGGGTCGTCGGCGGCTTGTTCGGGCTTCAGGGTGCCTTGCTGGGGACCATCACCGGTGGCTCCGCCAACCCGGCACGACAGCTGGGGCCGGCCCTGTTGTCCGGCGAGTTCCATCTGCTCGCCGTCTACCTGGTCGCACCGGTGGCCGGCGGCGTGCTCGCCGGCTGGACCGCTCACCGGCTCCAGCACGCCCGAAACGTGCGACGTCCGGTGCTGGCCTGGCCGACGCCACCAGAACGGCGCGCTCGACCGTCGAGCGCCGTCCTCAATCCAGCCGTTGCCGTGGGCCGGTCGCCCGGTCGTGAGCAGTAG
- a CDS encoding Acg family FMN-binding oxidoreductase: MTTRDEVFRAEARTALEVAARASLRAPSVFNTQPWTWRLTGDVLELSSDPARRLGVTDAEGRLLLLSCGGALHHAQVSLAAAGWHADVQRLPEEQRPDLLARVKVTKPSEPDVEAELLAAAISRRRTDRRAFGDRPVPEEILTRLRRLVEACGAYLHVVPDERVPELAISVDQAADANYFDPAHRGELTGWTHRPAWTGDGVPPSTVVQPSQRRVPVRNFLPDGSSGLLPGADHDEGATFVIIFGTTDHPVDLLRGGEAMSALLLGATADGLASAPISEAVEVAWPRRLLSRLLSGIGEPYLIVRLGYVEEPDEVPPTPRRSPSDVIFIED, translated from the coding sequence ATGACCACGCGAGACGAGGTTTTCCGTGCCGAGGCGCGTACTGCCCTGGAGGTGGCCGCTCGGGCATCGCTGCGCGCTCCGTCGGTCTTCAACACCCAGCCTTGGACGTGGCGTCTCACCGGCGATGTGCTGGAGCTGTCGTCCGACCCGGCTCGCCGGCTGGGGGTGACCGACGCCGAGGGCCGTCTGCTTCTGCTCAGCTGTGGCGGCGCGCTGCACCATGCACAGGTGTCGCTGGCAGCCGCCGGGTGGCACGCCGATGTACAACGTCTCCCGGAGGAGCAGCGCCCTGACCTGCTCGCCCGGGTGAAGGTGACCAAGCCCAGCGAACCGGATGTGGAAGCTGAACTACTGGCCGCCGCCATCAGCCGGCGCCGCACCGACCGCCGCGCCTTCGGTGACCGCCCGGTGCCCGAGGAGATCCTCACCCGCCTGCGCCGGCTCGTCGAAGCGTGTGGCGCCTATCTACATGTCGTACCTGATGAGCGGGTGCCGGAACTGGCGATCTCGGTCGACCAGGCGGCCGACGCCAACTATTTCGACCCGGCTCATCGCGGTGAGCTCACCGGCTGGACGCACCGGCCGGCCTGGACCGGTGACGGCGTGCCGCCCAGTACCGTCGTCCAGCCCAGCCAGCGACGTGTACCGGTCCGTAACTTCCTGCCCGACGGTTCGTCCGGTCTGCTCCCCGGCGCTGACCATGATGAGGGGGCGACCTTCGTCATCATCTTCGGCACCACTGACCATCCGGTCGATCTGCTCCGCGGTGGCGAGGCCATGTCGGCGCTTCTGCTGGGGGCAACCGCCGACGGTCTGGCGTCCGCGCCCATCAGTGAGGCCGTCGAAGTGGCGTGGCCCCGGCGTCTGCTGAGCCGACTGCTCTCCGGGATCGGCGAGCCTTACCTGATCGTGCGACTCGGCTATGTCGAGGAACCCGATGAAGTCCCACCGACACCCCGCCGTTCACCTTCGGACGTGATCTTCATCGAGGACTGA